ACCGGGTCTGGTCTGGATGCCGAGTCCTAGCCGTACTCACAGCACTCAATATACTCCTGAATGTGCCTTCGCTTGGTCTATCAAACACATCGCCTTTGCTTGATGTGTCGCCTCCCACGGATACCCGGGCCCCGTGGTGGGACATCAACTGGACCAACCGGAGGCCAATAACCATCAGCGGAAAAGGAATTCCGCAGAATCTCACCGACTATCAGATTCTTATCAATGTCTCCTGGTGCGAAGGCATGTCGTCATCATTCTCGGACCTGCGGTTTGTGCAGTACGACCAGTTGTCCGGAGAGAGTAAGGAGCTTCCTTATTTTATAGAAAAAAAGACGGATAGAGAACTCGCGAGCGTTTGGGTAAAGGTCTGGAGAATAGGAAGAAACACGGATACGGATATATATCTGTATTATGGGGATCTGGGCGCCTCAAGCGCATCGAACAGTAGCGCCACCCTTGAGATATATAGTCCTTTTTATTTCAGCCTCGACGGATGGACTTACGGAGGTCCGCCGAGCTATGAGCTCAAACTGGATGGCTCAACCGGAAATCCCCCTCCCTCCTCGATGATCCTGGGCAATTCAGGACCCATTTCCGAGCCTGGTCAAGCCTACATAGAGAGAAACATAAGCAAGCCACTTGGTCTGGGCCTTCAAATAACTATTGACTATCGTGCACGCGCAGCAATTAAATATGCTGCTAACTCTCATCTGTGGCTTCTTGCTCCGGAGGATAACCTGGTGTATGAGTTTACATATGTGTCGGAAGGCGAAATCATCGATACGGGCTGGATAAACGATAATCAGAAGAAAATCCTGTCTGAAATCCATAAC
This region of Thermoplasmata archaeon genomic DNA includes:
- a CDS encoding DUF2341 domain-containing protein, whose product is MAIRNSLSTDFTPYRVWSGCRVLAVLTALNILLNVPSLGLSNTSPLLDVSPPTDTRAPWWDINWTNRRPITISGKGIPQNLTDYQILINVSWCEGMSSSFSDLRFVQYDQLSGESKELPYFIEKKTDRELASVWVKVWRIGRNTDTDIYLYYGDLGASSASNSSATLEIYSPFYFSLDGWTYGGPPSYELKLDGSTGNPPPSSMILGNSGPISEPGQAYIERNISKPLGLGLQITIDYRARAAIKYAANSHLWLLAPEDNLVYEFTYVSEGEIIDTGWINDNQKKILSEIHNISEIRIRLGVIFKGPYIDFQNWFDNVRIVKYIYPEPTWSIGPEERPISLKSLEISPPQPSEGDEVLVNATFSSLVPFDLVREVSLHDGEDFNSSVTIASRNVRLGASSDTPVSLPWVASGGKHTLWLAISGEPVASKAIYVNHYPTLQPVPDQFLTQDRPFALVLHAEDTDGDRLSWSDDSPMFNIIPIGDRSAEINFTPSNDDVGLHTVNITVSDPHGCSDRKMVNFTVRNVNDNP